One Papaver somniferum cultivar HN1 chromosome 10, ASM357369v1, whole genome shotgun sequence genomic window carries:
- the LOC113316685 gene encoding uncharacterized protein LOC113316685, with amino-acid sequence MEWNKEEAARAMELAEKKMDIKDYAGAGTMVFKAQKLYPSIENASQMLTVCEVHCCTERKIVGTEPDWYGILQIGQAADEASIKKQFRKLALQLHPDKNKFPGAEASFKLIDDAQRLLCNQSERSKFDQKLGTMRSGQQKQSQNLPSRNNYPNKQAGIHSNPVGTKNRKRGRKSDSEEETGSIEAESSCDMEEESDHIAGQNPGLSSGRDTRRSSRQKHDVSYKENLSHDDDIGGNSEEVAEDDGNSEGSEPMVVLEVADPDFYEFDRDKCEECFAVDQMWAMFDDLDGMPRFYARIKKVYSPFKVDIAWLDFVAGDLGETAWKRSGLPVAVGKFKHQKTDTIEDIGTFSHKIVWDKGVRNTYKIYPHKGETWALYKNWNSKWSSDPDNHREYEYEFVVVQSDYTNESGILVTQLAKLKGFVCLFKPTKTNGMSSFQIASNEMIKFSHRVPSFRTNGRERKDVPEGYFELDPASLPSNLEEVSDHIDGNAETVSGQTNGSLKSVSEEKPHMPKNGVTAKAESKILNTPDGVAAKEERVPEKIPSSPTSAIDPGFKY; translated from the exons ATGGAGTGGAATAAAGAAGAGGCTGCAAGAGCCATGGAATTGGCTGAGAAGAAGATGGATATCAAGGATTATGCGGGAGCTGGAACAATGGTCTTTAAAGCGCAAAAGCTATATCCAAGTATAGAAAATGCCAGTCAAATGCTAACTGTATGCGAAGTACACTGTTGTACGGAGCGCAAAATAGTTGGGACGGAACCAGACTGGTATGGCATCCTTCAGATTGGGCAAGCTGCTGACGAAGCATCCATTAAGAAACAGTTCAGAAAGCTTGCCCTCCAACTTCATCCTGATAAGAACAAGTTTCCTGGTGCAGAAGCTTCCTTTAAATTGATCGATGATGCCCAAAGGCTTCTTTGTAACCAATCAGAACGGTCAAAGTTTGATCAGAAGCTTGGAACTATGAGATCTGGTCAACAGAAGCAGTCTCAAAATCTGCCAAGTAGGAATAACTATCCTAACAAACAAGCTGGAATACATTCTAATCCAGTGG GTACCAAGAACaggaaaagaggaagaaaatCCGACTCAGAAGAGGAAACTGGCAGTATTGAAGCTGAAAGTAGCTGCGATATGGAGGAAGAGAGTGATCATATAGCTGGACAGAATCCTGGACTCAGCAGCGGTCGAGATACTCGCAGATCATCTCGGCAAAAACATGATGTTAGTTACAAAGAGAACTTAAGCCATGACGATGATATAGGTGGAAATTCTGAGGAAGTAGCTGAAGATGATGGCAACTCTGAAGGATCTGAACCAATGGTCGTCCTTGAAGTTGCTGATCCAGATTTTTATGAGTTTGACAGGGATAAGTGTGAAGAATGCTTTGCAGTTGATCAGATGTGGGCCATGTTTGACGATTTAGATGGTATGCCAAGATTTTATGCTCGGATCAAGAAAGTATATTCGCCTTTCAAGGTGGATATCGCATGGTTGGATTTTGTTGCTGGGGATCTGGGTGAGACTGCTTGGAAGAGAAGTGGGTTACCCGTTGCCGTTGGTAAATTCAAACACCAGAAGACGGATACAATTGAAGATATAGGTACATTCTCCCATAAGATTGTTTGGGATAAAGGTGTTCGAAATACTTACAAGATCTATCCCCATAAAGGTGAAACTTGGGCCCTTTACAAGAACTGGAACTCTAAGTGGAGCTCTGATCCAGACAACCACAGAGAGTATGAGTATGAATTTGTTGTAGTCCAGTCAGATTACACCAACGAATCAGGCATTTTGGTTACCCAATTGGCTAAGCTAAAAGGCTTTGTATGCCTTTTTAAGCCAACCAAAACCAATGGCATGTCTTCCTTTCAGATAGCATCTAATGAAATGATAAAATTCTCACACAGGGTTCCTTCATTCAGAACAAATGGTAGAGAACGAAAAGATGTCCCTGAAGGTTATTTTGAACTTGATCCTGCTTCCTTGCCCAGTAACCTTGAAGAAGTTTCTGATCACATTGACGGGAATGCTGAAACCGTTAGTGGTCAAACTAATGGTTCCTTAAAGTCCGTATCAGAGGAGAAGCCTCATATGCCGAAGAATGGTGTGACAGCAAAAGCTGAGTCTAAGATATTAAATACTCCAGATGGTGTGGCGGCAAAGGAAGAGAGAGTTCCTGAGAAAATTCCTTCTTCACCTACTTCGGCTATAGACCCTGGTTTTAAATATTGA